The Candidatus Atribacteria bacterium genome includes a window with the following:
- the larB gene encoding nickel pincer cofactor biosynthesis protein LarB, which translates to MQKEEIKKILQQFKSGQIEIEEVLEKLKHFPYDDLGFAKIDNQRELRKGFPEVIFCQGKTIEQIIKIIERIKESGDKIVATRATPEIYQEIKKIIPEVTYFKEARIIAVEEKKKACSKFILVVSGGTTDIPVAEEAAVIAELMGNRVERLYDVGVAGLHRLLTNSKKLLTANVLIVVAGMEGALPSVVGGLVDKPIIAVPTSVGYGANFQGFSALLTMLNSCAPGLAVVNIDNGFGAGYMASLINQLSEVKE; encoded by the coding sequence ATGCAAAAAGAAGAGATAAAAAAAATATTACAACAATTTAAATCCGGTCAAATAGAAATAGAAGAAGTATTAGAAAAGCTAAAACATTTCCCTTATGATGATCTGGGTTTTGCCAAAATAGATAACCAGAGGGAATTAAGAAAAGGTTTTCCGGAAGTCATTTTTTGTCAGGGTAAAACCATAGAACAGATAATTAAGATTATCGAACGAATAAAAGAAAGTGGGGATAAAATTGTTGCCACCCGGGCAACTCCTGAAATATATCAGGAAATCAAAAAGATTATACCGGAAGTAACCTACTTTAAAGAGGCCAGGATTATAGCAGTAGAAGAAAAGAAGAAAGCTTGTTCTAAGTTTATTTTAGTAGTTAGCGGTGGTACTACCGATATTCCGGTAGCCGAAGAAGCAGCAGTTATTGCTGAGTTGATGGGTAATAGAGTGGAACGCCTTTACGATGTGGGAGTAGCAGGTCTCCATCGACTTTTAACCAATTCAAAAAAATTACTAACCGCCAACGTTTTAATAGTAGTAGCGGGAATGGAGGGAGCTCTCCCCAGCGTAGTAGGAGGATTAGTAGATAAGCCTATCATTGCTGTCCCCACCAGCGTAGGTTACGGGGCTAATTTTCAGGGATTCTCTGCTTTATTGACTATGCTGAATAGTTGTGCTCCAGGTTTAGCGGTAGTCAATATTGATAACGGATTTGGTGCCGGATATATGGCAAGTTTAATTAATCAATTAAGCGAGGTGAAGGAATGA
- the larE gene encoding ATP-dependent sacrificial sulfur transferase LarE, with product MNIRGEKLHNLRKILSEMGSVLIAYSGGVDSTFLLKVAREELGDSVIAATVKSKIHHLSETADAKAMAQKFKVKHLFIDVDILSNKEFASNPQERCYICKKEIFKRMIERAKGFHLDFVADGSNYDDLSDYRPGMKAVREFKVRSPLREALLTKEDIRLLSKEMNLPTWNKPSNSCLATRIPYGDKITLEKLKRIDQAEIFIHHLGFEQVRVRYYNKLAKIEVGEKDLLLFLEKDLKERIIFKLKKLGFSYITLDLQGYRSGSMNEELEQKVED from the coding sequence TTGAATATTAGAGGAGAGAAATTACACAATTTACGAAAAATATTATCTGAAATGGGAAGTGTTTTGATTGCTTATTCGGGAGGAGTGGATAGTACTTTTTTGTTAAAAGTAGCCCGAGAGGAATTAGGCGATAGCGTTATTGCGGCAACGGTAAAATCAAAAATTCATCATCTTAGCGAGACTGCTGACGCTAAAGCAATGGCGCAAAAATTTAAAGTGAAGCATCTATTTATTGATGTTGATATCTTGTCGAATAAAGAATTTGCAAGTAATCCCCAAGAGCGATGTTATATATGCAAAAAAGAAATATTTAAGCGAATGATTGAAAGGGCTAAAGGATTTCATTTAGATTTTGTGGCAGATGGCTCTAACTATGATGACCTTAGCGATTATCGCCCGGGAATGAAGGCAGTAAGGGAATTTAAGGTAAGAAGCCCTCTGCGGGAAGCTCTTCTTACCAAAGAGGACATCCGCCTTCTTTCTAAAGAAATGAATTTGCCTACCTGGAACAAACCTTCTAACTCCTGTCTGGCTACCCGGATTCCTTACGGAGATAAGATAACTTTAGAAAAACTGAAGAGGATTGACCAGGCAGAGATTTTTATTCATCATTTGGGATTTGAACAGGTAAGGGTAAGGTATTATAATAAGTTGGCAAAGATCGAAGTAGGGGAAAAAGATCTACTTTTATTTCTGGAAAAAGATTTGAAAGAAAGAATAATTTTTAAATTAAAAAAATTAGGATTTAGCTATATTACCCTTGATTTGCAAGGATATCGAAGTGGGAGTATGAATGAAGAATTAGAGCAGAAAGTTGAGGATTGA
- a CDS encoding cob(I)yrinic acid a,c-diamide adenosyltransferase, which translates to MVKGLIEVYTGDGKGKTTAALGLALRAAGRDMKVLIVQFMKKWDYGELHSVKLIPNITLETFGTKEFIYRGKAKKIDYEEAEKAFSFGVGGMQSGNYDIVIFDELNMALYYELLDLKEVVKKIKEKPEEVEIVITGRRAPAEIIEIADLVSEMKVIKHPYEKGVQARKGIEY; encoded by the coding sequence ATGGTTAAAGGTTTGATCGAAGTATATACCGGTGATGGGAAGGGCAAGACTACTGCCGCCTTAGGCTTAGCTCTTAGGGCAGCGGGTAGAGATATGAAAGTATTAATAGTCCAATTTATGAAAAAATGGGATTACGGAGAACTTCACTCAGTCAAATTAATTCCCAATATTACTTTAGAAACTTTTGGTACCAAAGAATTTATATATAGAGGAAAAGCCAAAAAAATAGATTATGAGGAAGCAGAGAAAGCTTTTTCTTTTGGGGTAGGCGGGATGCAAAGCGGTAATTACGATATAGTAATATTTGACGAACTGAATATGGCTCTCTATTATGAATTATTAGACTTAAAAGAAGTAGTAAAAAAAATAAAGGAAAAACCCGAGGAGGTCGAAATAGTGATTACCGGAAGAAGGGCTCCTGCAGAGATAATAGAGATTGCTGATTTGGTAAGCGAAATGAAAGTGATTAAACATCCTTATGAAAAAGGAGTGCAAGCGAGAAAAGGAATTGAATATTAG
- a CDS encoding cobalamin-binding protein gives MKLSQKLFLIFASLVFFLNLFLLMGSSATINYPITIIDDTGTEVTIPREPQRIISTAPSNTEILFDLGLQEKIVGITNYCNFPEETKNIEKIGEISPLNFEKIISLNPDLILAYAGFQLKEIPRLRELGLTTIVLEPLTLEDTFNSIKMIARVCGISEKGSSLVDHLSQRVHIIQSKVSTIPFSDRPKIFVGSTSETIFTPGAGTLFHELITLAGGQNIASDLAFWKQVNPEYVAQAEPDIIIIPVGVMNQGDESKIKNNISQRSGWSNIPAIKKQKIFVVNEDLFYRAVPRLVEGLELLYRIFYE, from the coding sequence ATGAAATTATCACAAAAATTATTCCTGATATTTGCTTCTTTAGTATTTTTCTTAAATCTTTTTTTATTAATGGGTTCGTCAGCGACCATTAATTACCCTATAACTATCATTGACGACACCGGCACTGAAGTTACCATTCCCCGGGAACCTCAGCGCATTATTTCCACTGCCCCCAGTAATACCGAAATATTATTTGATTTAGGACTTCAGGAAAAAATTGTAGGAATAACTAACTATTGCAATTTCCCGGAAGAAACTAAAAATATTGAAAAAATCGGAGAAATATCTCCCTTGAATTTTGAAAAAATTATTTCTTTAAATCCGGATCTTATCTTGGCTTATGCCGGATTCCAGTTAAAAGAAATCCCTCGCTTGCGAGAACTGGGTTTAACTACCATAGTTCTTGAACCTTTAACACTTGAAGACACTTTTAACAGTATAAAAATGATAGCCAGGGTTTGTGGAATATCGGAAAAAGGTTCTTCATTGGTAGACCATCTATCCCAAAGAGTCCATATTATTCAATCTAAAGTTTCAACAATTCCTTTTTCTGATCGTCCTAAAATATTTGTGGGAAGTACTTCGGAAACCATCTTTACCCCGGGGGCAGGTACACTGTTTCATGAACTGATCACTTTGGCCGGAGGGCAAAATATAGCCTCTGACCTTGCTTTTTGGAAACAAGTTAACCCGGAGTATGTTGCTCAGGCAGAACCGGATATCATTATTATCCCAGTAGGAGTAATGAACCAGGGAGACGAATCAAAAATTAAAAACAATATATCTCAACGTTCCGGCTGGTCTAATATACCAGCGATAAAAAAACAAAAGATCTTTGTAGTAAACGAAGACCTTTTTTACCGCGCTGTACCCAGGCTGGTAGAAGGACTCGAATTACTATATCGAATATTCTATGAATAA
- a CDS encoding iron ABC transporter permease, producing MNKQSREIYGYTNWRKKLIFLFLIGNLSILGVSLICLNFGVVSIHPKYIISLLLNGTQDKTTNLIIWQLRAPRIALGIITGAALSTVGGAFQGILRNPLADPYILGVSAGAALGACIGIALQHATGYLFASYLPLFAFIGAMFSLYLVYKSSKISYSANSTGLLLAGVAITFLFSALITILLAISRKEIQTMVFWLMGDLSTANWEKTSIIVLPVISGCLLLFFSSLDLNALSLGEEEALHLGINTGKLRIRIFLIGSIIIASVVSFTGLIGFVGLVIPHIARLLVGPDHRIMLPASAFLGGIFLILCDVLARTVIAPTEIPIGAITAIVGAPLFIYLLRRKNK from the coding sequence ATGAATAAACAATCAAGAGAAATTTACGGCTATACCAACTGGCGAAAAAAATTAATATTTTTGTTTCTGATAGGAAACTTAAGCATCCTGGGAGTCAGTCTAATCTGTCTTAACTTCGGGGTGGTATCTATTCACCCTAAATATATTATTTCTCTCCTTTTAAATGGTACCCAAGATAAAACTACAAATCTGATTATCTGGCAGCTAAGAGCACCCCGAATCGCTTTAGGAATAATCACCGGTGCCGCTTTATCTACCGTGGGAGGGGCTTTCCAGGGCATTTTAAGAAACCCTCTGGCTGATCCCTATATTTTAGGAGTATCCGCTGGTGCCGCTTTGGGTGCATGTATCGGTATTGCCTTACAGCATGCTACCGGTTATCTCTTTGCATCTTACCTTCCTCTATTTGCTTTTATCGGAGCTATGTTCTCTCTTTACCTGGTATATAAATCATCTAAAATCAGTTATTCTGCCAATTCTACCGGACTGCTTCTTGCCGGGGTAGCTATCACCTTCCTCTTTTCTGCGCTGATAACTATTCTTCTGGCTATTTCACGAAAAGAAATACAAACTATGGTGTTCTGGCTTATGGGAGACTTATCTACCGCTAACTGGGAAAAAACAAGCATCATTGTTCTTCCGGTAATATCTGGCTGTCTGCTCTTGTTCTTTTCTTCCCTGGATTTAAATGCCTTATCTTTAGGAGAAGAAGAAGCTCTTCATTTAGGAATTAATACCGGTAAACTAAGAATTCGTATCTTTCTGATTGGTTCCATCATTATTGCTTCCGTAGTATCCTTTACCGGTCTTATAGGTTTTGTAGGATTGGTTATTCCCCATATTGCCCGGCTTTTAGTGGGACCAGACCATCGAATTATGTTGCCTGCGTCGGCCTTTCTGGGAGGAATTTTTCTTATTTTATGTGATGTATTAGCTCGAACTGTCATAGCGCCGACTGAAATACCTATCGGAGCAATCACCGCTATTGTAGGCGCCCCTTTATTTATTTATCTTTTAAGGAGGAAAAATAAATAA